Proteins found in one Drosophila busckii strain San Diego stock center, stock number 13000-0081.31 chromosome 2R, ASM1175060v1, whole genome shotgun sequence genomic segment:
- the LOC108596731 gene encoding kinase D-interacting substrate of 220 kDa isoform X1 — MSRTPKLNQLGRAFSEMSPLNPPLPTAHSSATAAATSSHEQRDSGNYGSIFPFGLFRNSFGRSGGSSAQNINRYGESMGSLGHRALLQYIDNNDISGLRAILDSRHLTIDDRDENATTVLMVVAGRGLIAFVREFLSRGADVQAEDLDNWTALLCATRNGHLDVVQLLIDHGAEVEHRDMGGWTALMWASYRGHTEIVRLLLDKGADGNAHGNYHLGALLWAAGRGYKDIVELLVQRGAKVNVGDKYGTTALVWACRRGNVEIVDTLLKAGANVDTAGMYSWTPLLVAAAGGHTDCVSSLLEKKPNVNALDKDGMTALCIASREGSQDIAAALIAAGAYINIQDRGGDTPLIHAVKGGHRSVVEALLKKHADVDIQGKDRKTAIYTAVEKAHTQIVKMLLSTNPDLEASTKDGDTPLLRAVRNRNLEIVHMLLERKAKVTASDKRGDTCLHIAMRARSKAIVEALLRNPKHSQLLYRANKAGETPYNIDSLHQKTILGQVFGARRLNTNEDSEGMLGYELYSSALADVLSEPTLTTPITVGLYAKWGSGKSFLLNKLRDEMNNFARQWAEPPAKTGGLLFLVCLHIALLIGVIVGLSSWSLWWGLLAAALLLLVTYLLLAATKYCNYQMDMFWAYSVLHAIEKRMTRLRLILQVSFCHPPGPQADSQPKPVRFHFAEASSASPTGDGAVAHMLAALLDAIESHYGWLSTRLYRAFRPRCLKSDIGWRWRRMCCLPIVLLFEITLITLVAGISLIIAYFTYASKAEQQQILVAIYVIAAVLLTIVCTHLHVLAKICGSLFISHKRQLKRAVRSQECAPLTMLGAEVAVMTDMVKCLDAFTNQQSRLVGVVDALDSCDTERILTLLNAVQTLLSSPNRPFVLLISVDPHVIAKAAEANSRRLFTEGGIGGHDFLRNLVHLPVYLQNSGLRKVQRAQMTALLFKRSAGGTDFQTDESGGATLGHSVSARRLSNASEIMSSQEKLRAPRAQGAGKKLRLSESVASSIGSNLHRLGQNPQGVLDLSRIVLTDDYFSDVNPRSMRRLMNVIYITVRLLKAFQIDFSWYRLSSWINLTEQWPLRASMIVLHHDQFMDGNADENVSLQSVYEKVRPKLACLREAAPLLELDRDERKLDAFLQLHKSDLLVADLRIFLPFTINLDPYLRKVLKEDQQIIEDEGSLVLQARPSVSYRQQPPAAAPAATYVPSPQPYPYQMLQNDFIGSSELRMRNVNNLSAEPQTPLITSPSDSFNDDILQTRLTDLTVEGVISLLERLDDLKPALSKLAPILRDNAINGRVLKHCELSDLKMELGLSFGHWELFRLLITTLRECERMPRKLRVQAAITETPANVTVLRDVPDALPAPSSRRNSVSHMEKQSKVHDYEFLQVTLEEQMICGALQTLNEEAFEDVASSERPSPSGLPTDLDLASGSAAAALLTPTLLPSGSPMQLRRDSILKQQGSVKSEKRVSIKQTLSGNNLAALVSSNNNNNNSKLAPNVEYVSEMPGSSKARLTTKPPTGPRPASLIITKSDSSAQFQLLRSSSIEYEDIEAQQLEHATRRAIRATLLEQQEDESAPLVFTVRKS, encoded by the exons atgaGTCGCACGCCCAAGTTGAATCAATTGGGGCGCGCATTTTCGGAGATGTCGCCACTCAATCCCCCCTTACCGACTGCACATTcgagtgcaacagcagcagctacttcCAGCCACGAGCAACGTGACTCGGGTAACTATGGCAGCATATTTCCATTTGGTTTATTCCGCAACTCCTTCGGACGCAGCGGCGGCTCTTCTGCTCAG AATATAAATCGCTACGGAGAATCCATGGGTTCGCTGGGACACCGTGCATTGCTGCAGTACATCGATAATAATGATATATCTGGCCTACGCGCTATACTCGATAGTCGTCACTTAACCATCGATGATCGCGATGAG AATGCCACGACGGTGCTTATGGTGGTTGCTGGTCGCGGCCTAATCGCATTTGTGAGAGAATTTCTATCCAGAGGCGCCGATGTGCAGGCGGAGGACTTGGACAACTGGACTGCGTTGCTGTGTGCCACACGCAATGGACACTTGGATGTGGTGCAGCTGCTGATCGATCATGGCGCTGAAGTCGAACATCGTGATAtg GGCGGCTGGACTGCGCTAATGTGGGCATCGTATCGTGGGCATACGGAAATTGTGCGTCTGCTGCTGGACAAGGGCGCCGATGGCAATGCGCATGGCAATTATCATTTGGGCGCGCTGCTGTGGGCGGCGGGGCGTGGCTACAAGGATATTGTCGAGCTGCTGGTGCAGCGTGGCGCCAAAGTGAATGTGGGCGATAAATACGGGACAACAGCGCTGGTGTGGGCGTGTAGGCGTGGCAATGTGGAAATCGTCGACACGCTGCTGAAGGCGGGTGCCAATGTGGATACGGCTGGCATGTACTCGTGGACGCCACTACTGGTGGCTGCCGCTGGCGGGCACACAGACTGCGTTAGTTCGCTGCTGGAGAAGAAGCCGAATGTGAATGCACTGGACAAGGACGGCATGACGGCGCTGTGCATAGCGAGCAGAGAAGGCTCGCAGGATATAGCGGCGGCGCTTATAGCCGCCGGCGCTTACATCAATATACAAGATCGTGGTGGCGATACGCCGCTGATACATGCGGTGAAGGGCGGACATCGCAGCGTGGTGGAGGCGCTGCTCAAGAAGCACGCCGATGTGGATATACAGGGCAAGGATCGCAAGACGGCCATCTATACGGCCGTGGAGAAGGCGCATACGCAAATTGTCAAAATGCTGCTGTCGACCAATCCGGATCTGGAGGCCAGCACCAAGGACGGCGACACGCCGCTGCTGCGCGCAGTGCGCAATCGCAATCTGGAAATCGTGCACATGCTGCTGGAGCGCAAGGCCAAGGTGACGGCCAGCGACAAGCGTGGCGACACCTGCCTGCACATAGCCATGCGAGCGCGCTCCAAGGCCATAGTCGAGGCGCTGCTGCGCAACCCAAAGCACAGTCAGCTGCTGTACCGCGCCAACAAGGCGGGCGAGACGCCCTACAACATTGACTCACTGCATCAGAAGACGATACTGGGGCAGGTGTTCGGCGCTCGCCGCTTGAACACCAACGAGGACTCCGAGGGCATGCTGGGCTATGAGCTGTACTCCTCGGCGCTGGCGGATGTGCTCAGCGAACCGACACTAACCACGCCCATTACCGTGGGTCTCTATGCCAAGTGGGGCAGCGGCAAGAGTTTTCTGCTCAACAAACTGCGCGACGAAATGAACAACTTTGCACGCCAATGGGCCGAGCCGCCTGCCAAGACGGGCGGACTGCTGTTTCTAGTCTGTCTGCATATAGCGCTGCTCATTGGCGTCATTGTGGGCCTGAGCAGCTGGTCGCTCTGGTGGGgcctgctggcggcggcgctgctcCTGCTTGTCACCTacttgctgctggcggcgACCAAGTACTGCAACTATCAGATGGACATGTTCTGGGCCTACTCCGTGCTGCATGCCATAGAGAAGCGCATGACGCGTCTGCGTCTAATACTGCAGGTGAGCTTCTGCCATCCGCCCGGACCGCAGGCAGACTCGCAGCCCAAGCCTGTGCGCTTTCACTTTGCCGAGGCGAGCAGCGCTTCACCCACAGGCGATGGCGCGGTGGCGCATATGCTAGCTGCGCTGCTGGATGCCATAG aATCGCACTATGGCTGGCTGTCCACGCGTCTGTATCGCGCGTTTCGTCCGCGCTGTCTGAAGTCGGACATTGGCTGGCGCTGGCGTCGCATGTGCTGTCTGCCCATTGTGCTGCTGTTTGAGATTACGCTGATTACGCTAGTGGCGGGCATTTCACTCATCATTGCCTACTTCACCTATGCCAGCAaggcggagcagcagcagatactGGTAGCCATCTATGTGATAGCTGCAGTGCTGCTGACCATTGTGTGCACGCATTTGCATGTGCTCGCCAAGATTTGCGGCTCGCTGTTTATATCACACAAGCGTCAGCTCAAACGCGCTGTGCGCTCGCAGGAATGTGCACCGCTTACCATGCTGGGCGCTGAGGTGGCTGTTATGACGGATATGGTCAAGTGCTTGGATGCGTTTACCAATCAGCAGAGTCGTCTGGTCGGCGTCGTTGATGCGCTGGACTCTTGTGATACGGAGCGCATACTGACGCTGCTGAATGCTGTGCAAACTTTGCTCTCCTCGCCCAATCGTCCGTTTGTGCTGCTCATTTCAGTGGATCCACATGTCATAGCCAAGGCGGCGGAAGCCAACAGCCGACGCTTGTTCACTGAGGGCGGCATTGGCGGTCACGACTTTCTGCGCAATCTGGTGCATCTGCCTGTTTATTTGCAAAACTCTGGACTGCGCAAGGTGCAGCGTGCGCAGatgactgcgctgctgttcAAGCGCAGCGCGGGCGGCACAGACTTTCAAACAGATGAGAGCGGCGGTGCTACGCTGGGTCATTCGGTTTCGGCGCGGCGTTTGTCGAATGCTTCGGAGATTATGTCCAGCCAGGAGAAGCTGCGTGCGCCGCGTGCTCAAGGTGCGGGCAAAAAGTTGCGTCTTTCCGAGTCTGTAGCCAGCTCCATTGGCTCCAATTTGCATCGACTGGGACAGAATCCACAGGGCGTGTTGGATCTGTCGCGCATTGTGCTCACCGATGACTACTTTAGTGACGTAAATCCACGCAGCATGCGGCGCCTAATGAATGTCATCTACATTACTGTGCGTCTGCTCAAAGCATTCCAGATTGACTTCAGCTGGTATCGTCTGAGCTCCTGGATCAATCTCACCGAGCAGTGGCCACTGCGAGCGAGCATGATAGTGCTGCATCACGATCAGTTCATGGACGGCAATGCCGATGAGAATGTGTCGCTGCAGAGCGTATACGAAAA agTGCGTCCTAAGCTGGCTTGCTTGAGAGAAGCCGCAccgctgctggagctggatCGTGATGAGCGCAAGTTGGATGCGTTTCTGCAGCTGCACAAGTCGGACTTGCTTGTTGCAGATTTGCGCATCTTTTTGCCCTTTACTATAAATCTTGATCCGTATTTAAGAAAAGTGTTGAAAG aGGATCAGCAGATTATTGAAGACGAGGGCTCGCTGGTGCTACAAGCACGTCCTAGTGTTAGCTATCGCCAGCAAccaccagcagctgcgccCGCAGCCACTTATGTGCCTTCGCCACAACCTTATCCCTATCAAATGCTGCAGAACGACTTCATAGGCTCCAGTgagctgcgtatgcgcaatgtaaACAACCTCAGCGCAGAGCCGCAAACACCTTTAATAACATCGCCCAGCGATTCATTTAAC GATGACATACTGCAAACTCGACTAACCGATCTAACTGTTGAGGGTGTTATTAGCTTGCTGGAGCGCTTGGATGATCTGAAGCCAGCGCTGTCCAAGCTGGCGCCTATACTACGTGACAATGCCATCAATGGACGCGTGCTTAAGCATTGTGAGCTAAGCGATCTTAAAATG GAGCTGGGTCTGAGCTTTGGCCACTGGGAGCTGTTTCGCTTGCTTATAACTACGCTGCGTGAGTGCGAGCGCATGCCGCGCAAGCTGCGCGTCCAAGCTGCCATCACCGAGACGCCCGCCAATGTCACAGTGCTGCGAGATGTGCCCGATGCTTTGCCAGCGCCTTCATCACGTCGCAACTCGGTTAGCCACATGGAGAAGCAG TCCAAGGTACATGATTATGAGTTTCTACAG GTAACGCTGGAGGAGCAAATGATATGCGGCGCCTTGCAGACGCTTAACGAGGAGGCTTTTGAGGATGTGGCCAGCAGCGAGCGGCCGAGTCCATCGGGTTTGCCCACAG aCCTCGATTTGGCCAGTGGctcggcagctgctgctctattGACGCCCACTTTGCTGCCCTCCGGCTCTCCCATGCAGCTACGTCGTGATTCTATTTTGAAGCAACAGGGCAGCGTTAAATCGGAGAAGCGTGTATCGATCAAACAAACTCTTAGTGGCAACAATTTGGCTGCGCTtgtcagcagcaataacaataataataactccAAGCTGGCACCAAATGTGGAATACGTTTCAGAGatgccaggcagcagcaaagcgcgcCTAACCACCAAGCCGCCCACAg GTCCACGTCCTGCCTCACTCATCATTACCAAAAGCGATTCGAGCGCACAGTTTCAACTGCTGCGCTCTTCTTCTATAGAATATGAAGACATCGAGGCCCAACAACTGGAGCATGCTACTAGACGTGCTATTAGAGCCACTTTATTGGAGCAGCAGGAGGATGAGTCGGCGCCTTTAGTTTTTACTGTGCGTAAATCATAG
- the LOC108596731 gene encoding kinase D-interacting substrate of 220 kDa isoform X7, translated as MGSLGHRALLQYIDNNDISGLRAILDSRHLTIDDRDENATTVLMVVAGRGLIAFVREFLSRGADVQAEDLDNWTALLCATRNGHLDVVQLLIDHGAEVEHRDMGGWTALMWASYRGHTEIVRLLLDKGADGNAHGNYHLGALLWAAGRGYKDIVELLVQRGAKVNVGDKYGTTALVWACRRGNVEIVDTLLKAGANVDTAGMYSWTPLLVAAAGGHTDCVSSLLEKKPNVNALDKDGMTALCIASREGSQDIAAALIAAGAYINIQDRGGDTPLIHAVKGGHRSVVEALLKKHADVDIQGKDRKTAIYTAVEKAHTQIVKMLLSTNPDLEASTKDGDTPLLRAVRNRNLEIVHMLLERKAKVTASDKRGDTCLHIAMRARSKAIVEALLRNPKHSQLLYRANKAGETPYNIDSLHQKTILGQVFGARRLNTNEDSEGMLGYELYSSALADVLSEPTLTTPITVGLYAKWGSGKSFLLNKLRDEMNNFARQWAEPPAKTGGLLFLVCLHIALLIGVIVGLSSWSLWWGLLAAALLLLVTYLLLAATKYCNYQMDMFWAYSVLHAIEKRMTRLRLILQVSFCHPPGPQADSQPKPVRFHFAEASSASPTGDGAVAHMLAALLDAIESHYGWLSTRLYRAFRPRCLKSDIGWRWRRMCCLPIVLLFEITLITLVAGISLIIAYFTYASKAEQQQILVAIYVIAAVLLTIVCTHLHVLAKICGSLFISHKRQLKRAVRSQECAPLTMLGAEVAVMTDMVKCLDAFTNQQSRLVGVVDALDSCDTERILTLLNAVQTLLSSPNRPFVLLISVDPHVIAKAAEANSRRLFTEGGIGGHDFLRNLVHLPVYLQNSGLRKVQRAQMTALLFKRSAGGTDFQTDESGGATLGHSVSARRLSNASEIMSSQEKLRAPRAQGAGKKLRLSESVASSIGSNLHRLGQNPQGVLDLSRIVLTDDYFSDVNPRSMRRLMNVIYITVRLLKAFQIDFSWYRLSSWINLTEQWPLRASMIVLHHDQFMDGNADENVSLQSVYEKVRPKLACLREAAPLLELDRDERKLDAFLQLHKSDLLVADLRIFLPFTINLDPYLRKVLKEDQQIIEDEGSLVLQARPSVSYRQQPPAAAPAATYVPSPQPYPYQMLQNDFIGSSELRMRNVNNLSAEPQTPLITSPSDSFNDDILQTRLTDLTVEGVISLLERLDDLKPALSKLAPILRDNAINGRVLKHCELSDLKMELGLSFGHWELFRLLITTLRECERMPRKLRVQAAITETPANVTVLRDVPDALPAPSSRRNSVSHMEKQSKVHDYEFLQVTLEEQMICGALQTLNEEAFEDVASSERPSPSGLPTDLDLASGSAAAALLTPTLLPSGSPMQLRRDSILKQQGSVKSEKRVSIKQTLSGNNLAALVSSNNNNNNSKLAPNVEYVSEMPGSSKARLTTKPPTGPRPASLIITKSDSSAQFQLLRSSSIEYEDIEAQQLEHATRRAIRATLLEQQEDESAPLVFTVRKS; from the exons ATGGGTTCGCTGGGACACCGTGCATTGCTGCAGTACATCGATAATAATGATATATCTGGCCTACGCGCTATACTCGATAGTCGTCACTTAACCATCGATGATCGCGATGAG AATGCCACGACGGTGCTTATGGTGGTTGCTGGTCGCGGCCTAATCGCATTTGTGAGAGAATTTCTATCCAGAGGCGCCGATGTGCAGGCGGAGGACTTGGACAACTGGACTGCGTTGCTGTGTGCCACACGCAATGGACACTTGGATGTGGTGCAGCTGCTGATCGATCATGGCGCTGAAGTCGAACATCGTGATAtg GGCGGCTGGACTGCGCTAATGTGGGCATCGTATCGTGGGCATACGGAAATTGTGCGTCTGCTGCTGGACAAGGGCGCCGATGGCAATGCGCATGGCAATTATCATTTGGGCGCGCTGCTGTGGGCGGCGGGGCGTGGCTACAAGGATATTGTCGAGCTGCTGGTGCAGCGTGGCGCCAAAGTGAATGTGGGCGATAAATACGGGACAACAGCGCTGGTGTGGGCGTGTAGGCGTGGCAATGTGGAAATCGTCGACACGCTGCTGAAGGCGGGTGCCAATGTGGATACGGCTGGCATGTACTCGTGGACGCCACTACTGGTGGCTGCCGCTGGCGGGCACACAGACTGCGTTAGTTCGCTGCTGGAGAAGAAGCCGAATGTGAATGCACTGGACAAGGACGGCATGACGGCGCTGTGCATAGCGAGCAGAGAAGGCTCGCAGGATATAGCGGCGGCGCTTATAGCCGCCGGCGCTTACATCAATATACAAGATCGTGGTGGCGATACGCCGCTGATACATGCGGTGAAGGGCGGACATCGCAGCGTGGTGGAGGCGCTGCTCAAGAAGCACGCCGATGTGGATATACAGGGCAAGGATCGCAAGACGGCCATCTATACGGCCGTGGAGAAGGCGCATACGCAAATTGTCAAAATGCTGCTGTCGACCAATCCGGATCTGGAGGCCAGCACCAAGGACGGCGACACGCCGCTGCTGCGCGCAGTGCGCAATCGCAATCTGGAAATCGTGCACATGCTGCTGGAGCGCAAGGCCAAGGTGACGGCCAGCGACAAGCGTGGCGACACCTGCCTGCACATAGCCATGCGAGCGCGCTCCAAGGCCATAGTCGAGGCGCTGCTGCGCAACCCAAAGCACAGTCAGCTGCTGTACCGCGCCAACAAGGCGGGCGAGACGCCCTACAACATTGACTCACTGCATCAGAAGACGATACTGGGGCAGGTGTTCGGCGCTCGCCGCTTGAACACCAACGAGGACTCCGAGGGCATGCTGGGCTATGAGCTGTACTCCTCGGCGCTGGCGGATGTGCTCAGCGAACCGACACTAACCACGCCCATTACCGTGGGTCTCTATGCCAAGTGGGGCAGCGGCAAGAGTTTTCTGCTCAACAAACTGCGCGACGAAATGAACAACTTTGCACGCCAATGGGCCGAGCCGCCTGCCAAGACGGGCGGACTGCTGTTTCTAGTCTGTCTGCATATAGCGCTGCTCATTGGCGTCATTGTGGGCCTGAGCAGCTGGTCGCTCTGGTGGGgcctgctggcggcggcgctgctcCTGCTTGTCACCTacttgctgctggcggcgACCAAGTACTGCAACTATCAGATGGACATGTTCTGGGCCTACTCCGTGCTGCATGCCATAGAGAAGCGCATGACGCGTCTGCGTCTAATACTGCAGGTGAGCTTCTGCCATCCGCCCGGACCGCAGGCAGACTCGCAGCCCAAGCCTGTGCGCTTTCACTTTGCCGAGGCGAGCAGCGCTTCACCCACAGGCGATGGCGCGGTGGCGCATATGCTAGCTGCGCTGCTGGATGCCATAG aATCGCACTATGGCTGGCTGTCCACGCGTCTGTATCGCGCGTTTCGTCCGCGCTGTCTGAAGTCGGACATTGGCTGGCGCTGGCGTCGCATGTGCTGTCTGCCCATTGTGCTGCTGTTTGAGATTACGCTGATTACGCTAGTGGCGGGCATTTCACTCATCATTGCCTACTTCACCTATGCCAGCAaggcggagcagcagcagatactGGTAGCCATCTATGTGATAGCTGCAGTGCTGCTGACCATTGTGTGCACGCATTTGCATGTGCTCGCCAAGATTTGCGGCTCGCTGTTTATATCACACAAGCGTCAGCTCAAACGCGCTGTGCGCTCGCAGGAATGTGCACCGCTTACCATGCTGGGCGCTGAGGTGGCTGTTATGACGGATATGGTCAAGTGCTTGGATGCGTTTACCAATCAGCAGAGTCGTCTGGTCGGCGTCGTTGATGCGCTGGACTCTTGTGATACGGAGCGCATACTGACGCTGCTGAATGCTGTGCAAACTTTGCTCTCCTCGCCCAATCGTCCGTTTGTGCTGCTCATTTCAGTGGATCCACATGTCATAGCCAAGGCGGCGGAAGCCAACAGCCGACGCTTGTTCACTGAGGGCGGCATTGGCGGTCACGACTTTCTGCGCAATCTGGTGCATCTGCCTGTTTATTTGCAAAACTCTGGACTGCGCAAGGTGCAGCGTGCGCAGatgactgcgctgctgttcAAGCGCAGCGCGGGCGGCACAGACTTTCAAACAGATGAGAGCGGCGGTGCTACGCTGGGTCATTCGGTTTCGGCGCGGCGTTTGTCGAATGCTTCGGAGATTATGTCCAGCCAGGAGAAGCTGCGTGCGCCGCGTGCTCAAGGTGCGGGCAAAAAGTTGCGTCTTTCCGAGTCTGTAGCCAGCTCCATTGGCTCCAATTTGCATCGACTGGGACAGAATCCACAGGGCGTGTTGGATCTGTCGCGCATTGTGCTCACCGATGACTACTTTAGTGACGTAAATCCACGCAGCATGCGGCGCCTAATGAATGTCATCTACATTACTGTGCGTCTGCTCAAAGCATTCCAGATTGACTTCAGCTGGTATCGTCTGAGCTCCTGGATCAATCTCACCGAGCAGTGGCCACTGCGAGCGAGCATGATAGTGCTGCATCACGATCAGTTCATGGACGGCAATGCCGATGAGAATGTGTCGCTGCAGAGCGTATACGAAAA agTGCGTCCTAAGCTGGCTTGCTTGAGAGAAGCCGCAccgctgctggagctggatCGTGATGAGCGCAAGTTGGATGCGTTTCTGCAGCTGCACAAGTCGGACTTGCTTGTTGCAGATTTGCGCATCTTTTTGCCCTTTACTATAAATCTTGATCCGTATTTAAGAAAAGTGTTGAAAG aGGATCAGCAGATTATTGAAGACGAGGGCTCGCTGGTGCTACAAGCACGTCCTAGTGTTAGCTATCGCCAGCAAccaccagcagctgcgccCGCAGCCACTTATGTGCCTTCGCCACAACCTTATCCCTATCAAATGCTGCAGAACGACTTCATAGGCTCCAGTgagctgcgtatgcgcaatgtaaACAACCTCAGCGCAGAGCCGCAAACACCTTTAATAACATCGCCCAGCGATTCATTTAAC GATGACATACTGCAAACTCGACTAACCGATCTAACTGTTGAGGGTGTTATTAGCTTGCTGGAGCGCTTGGATGATCTGAAGCCAGCGCTGTCCAAGCTGGCGCCTATACTACGTGACAATGCCATCAATGGACGCGTGCTTAAGCATTGTGAGCTAAGCGATCTTAAAATG GAGCTGGGTCTGAGCTTTGGCCACTGGGAGCTGTTTCGCTTGCTTATAACTACGCTGCGTGAGTGCGAGCGCATGCCGCGCAAGCTGCGCGTCCAAGCTGCCATCACCGAGACGCCCGCCAATGTCACAGTGCTGCGAGATGTGCCCGATGCTTTGCCAGCGCCTTCATCACGTCGCAACTCGGTTAGCCACATGGAGAAGCAG TCCAAGGTACATGATTATGAGTTTCTACAG GTAACGCTGGAGGAGCAAATGATATGCGGCGCCTTGCAGACGCTTAACGAGGAGGCTTTTGAGGATGTGGCCAGCAGCGAGCGGCCGAGTCCATCGGGTTTGCCCACAG aCCTCGATTTGGCCAGTGGctcggcagctgctgctctattGACGCCCACTTTGCTGCCCTCCGGCTCTCCCATGCAGCTACGTCGTGATTCTATTTTGAAGCAACAGGGCAGCGTTAAATCGGAGAAGCGTGTATCGATCAAACAAACTCTTAGTGGCAACAATTTGGCTGCGCTtgtcagcagcaataacaataataataactccAAGCTGGCACCAAATGTGGAATACGTTTCAGAGatgccaggcagcagcaaagcgcgcCTAACCACCAAGCCGCCCACAg GTCCACGTCCTGCCTCACTCATCATTACCAAAAGCGATTCGAGCGCACAGTTTCAACTGCTGCGCTCTTCTTCTATAGAATATGAAGACATCGAGGCCCAACAACTGGAGCATGCTACTAGACGTGCTATTAGAGCCACTTTATTGGAGCAGCAGGAGGATGAGTCGGCGCCTTTAGTTTTTACTGTGCGTAAATCATAG